A genomic region of Anaerolineales bacterium contains the following coding sequences:
- the dusB gene encoding tRNA dihydrouridine synthase DusB produces the protein MSEPAFHIGLIPIYGRVILSPMDGFSDQPFRSLARQLGSAISYTEFVNAQDVLNGHPHLHQRLAFLEAERPVAFQLFDDEPERLLQAAIQLQAYSPDTIDINMGCSVRCVSGRGAGAGLLRQPAKIAHIFRSLSRALQIPITGKIRIGWDEDSLNHTEIAKIIEDNGGAAIAVHGRTKAQAYRGNANWDAIAEVKAAVSIPVFGNGDVRQVADIGRMREHTGCDAVMIGRGAIGNPWIFAGLDRAEVSAAQVRHMVLAHMQAMQSFYGAELGLVLFRKHAARYISPYGLSEAQRARLLNSHHAVDFMTLLDELALQPAMAAAT, from the coding sequence ATGTCTGAGCCCGCCTTTCACATCGGCCTGATCCCGATCTACGGCCGCGTGATCCTCTCGCCGATGGACGGCTTCTCCGACCAGCCGTTCCGCTCGCTGGCGCGCCAGCTCGGCTCGGCAATTAGCTACACAGAATTCGTCAACGCCCAGGATGTGCTCAACGGCCATCCGCATTTGCACCAACGCCTCGCCTTCCTTGAAGCCGAGCGCCCGGTCGCCTTCCAGCTCTTCGACGACGAGCCCGAGCGCTTGCTGCAAGCCGCCATCCAGCTGCAGGCCTATTCCCCGGACACCATCGACATCAACATGGGCTGTTCCGTGCGCTGCGTCTCCGGCCGCGGCGCCGGCGCCGGCCTGCTGCGCCAGCCCGCCAAGATCGCTCACATTTTCCGTTCATTGAGCCGCGCGCTGCAGATTCCCATCACCGGCAAGATCCGCATCGGCTGGGACGAAGACAGCCTGAACCATACCGAGATTGCCAAGATCATCGAAGATAACGGCGGTGCCGCCATCGCCGTGCACGGCCGCACCAAAGCGCAGGCCTACCGCGGCAACGCCAATTGGGACGCCATCGCCGAGGTGAAGGCCGCCGTCAGCATCCCAGTCTTCGGCAACGGCGATGTGCGCCAGGTGGCCGATATCGGCCGCATGCGCGAGCACACCGGCTGCGATGCGGTAATGATCGGCCGCGGCGCCATCGGCAACCCATGGATCTTTGCCGGGCTCGACCGTGCAGAGGTCTCCGCCGCCCAGGTGCGCCACATGGTGCTGGCCCACATGCAAGCGATGCAAAGCTTCTACGGGGCCGAGCTAGGCTTGGTCTTGTTTCGCAAGCACGCCGCCCGCTACATCAGCCCCTACGGGCTGAGCGAAGCGCAACGCGCGAGGCTGCTCAATAGCCACCACGCCGTGGATTTCATGACGTTGCTCGATGAGTTGGCTCTGCAACCAGCAATGGCGGCGGCTACCTAA